From a region of the Natronogracilivirga saccharolytica genome:
- the tgt gene encoding tRNA guanosine(34) transglycosylase Tgt, which translates to MFTLRKETTKGKARTGELKTDHGTIDTPIFMPVGTAGTVKALDRSALLEKVKAPVILGNTYHLYLRPGNRIMEKAGGLHSFMNWPGAILTDSGGYQVFSLSDIRELEPDGVVFKSHLDGSRHKFTPESVIETQRIFGSDIMMVLDECPPYPASESYVRNSLDLTHRWAGMCFDAFHNSSGRYGHRQFLFGITQGGVYPELRRQSVETLSETGFDGLAIGGLSVGEPPEMMYEMTDISTDYMPVNKPRYLMGVGTPADLLESVARGIDMFDCVMPTRNARNGMLFTRNGIINVKNARWKEHFEPADPGFHSDLCQYHTMAYIHHLFRAGEILGLQLASAHNLTFYLWLMEQIRMHISDDTYDDWYPGMAETMRKRL; encoded by the coding sequence GTGTTCACACTCAGAAAAGAAACGACGAAAGGTAAAGCCAGAACAGGAGAATTAAAAACCGATCACGGTACCATCGATACTCCCATATTCATGCCTGTGGGTACTGCCGGGACGGTCAAGGCACTGGATCGTTCTGCCCTGCTGGAAAAAGTAAAGGCTCCGGTTATCCTGGGCAATACCTATCACCTGTACCTCAGACCGGGAAACCGGATCATGGAAAAAGCAGGGGGACTGCATTCCTTCATGAACTGGCCGGGCGCCATTCTTACCGATTCCGGCGGGTATCAGGTTTTTTCTTTGTCTGATATCCGCGAACTGGAACCCGACGGCGTCGTATTCAAGAGCCATCTCGACGGATCACGGCACAAATTTACCCCGGAAAGCGTCATCGAAACACAGCGAATTTTCGGATCGGATATCATGATGGTTCTGGATGAGTGTCCGCCATATCCTGCTTCTGAGTCCTATGTCCGCAATTCACTGGATCTCACTCATCGTTGGGCGGGCATGTGTTTTGACGCCTTTCATAACAGTTCCGGCAGATACGGCCACAGACAATTTCTTTTCGGAATAACCCAGGGCGGCGTTTATCCGGAGCTTCGCAGGCAGTCGGTTGAAACCTTGTCTGAAACCGGTTTTGACGGTTTGGCAATCGGAGGGCTCAGCGTGGGGGAGCCACCGGAGATGATGTATGAAATGACCGATATCAGCACTGATTACATGCCTGTGAACAAGCCGCGTTACCTGATGGGGGTCGGGACCCCTGCCGATTTGCTGGAATCAGTAGCCCGCGGAATAGACATGTTTGATTGCGTCATGCCTACCCGCAATGCAAGAAACGGCATGCTGTTTACCAGAAATGGAATTATTAATGTGAAAAACGCCCGGTGGAAAGAGCACTTTGAACCGGCTGATCCCGGTTTTCATTCCGACCTGTGCCAGTATCATACCATGGCCTATATACACCACCTTTTTCGTGCCGGTGAAATTCTGGGCCTGCAGCTGGCATCCGCCCATAACCTGACATTTTATTTATGGCTTATGGAGCAAATTCGCATGCATATTTCTGATGATACGTATGATGACTGGTACCCCGGTATGGCCGAAACCATGCGGAAAAGATTGTAA